In the genome of Fuerstiella sp., one region contains:
- a CDS encoding M81 family metallopeptidase has product MRVGIIGLLHESNTFIAEKTTLKHFQHDTLLTGPAIHDRFAETGHELGGFFAGLQQELIEPVPILAARAVPFGPILTEVFQQLLEMMQTELAGVGPLDGILVAPHGATVCESVGDADGYWLAKLREQAGPKMPIIGTLDAHANLSQQMVDATDALIAYRTNPHLDQFERGVDAARLMAQTLRGEVCPVQRAQFPPLSINMERQMTSEPHLTPLYEALEESHGKAGVLAGSILLGFPYSDVEEMGSSVLFVTDRDLQLAADESEKLAEQMWQSRQELDGRYLSMDQAVRQAAGMDGPVCLLDMGDNVGGGSPGDSTHLAHAIRRSDVASALICVFDPDAVRESVAVGVGGTVELKIGGKTDDRHGVPLTGTWTVHDIVDGEFTDRQIRHGGFTRYNQGRSAVIQSTDGQLTVLLNSRRTPPFSLVQLTSCGLNPTQYQIIVAKGVNAPVAAYAPVCRHLIRVNSPGCTTAEMTQLEFRYRRRPMFPFENDALFRSRTD; this is encoded by the coding sequence ATGCGCGTCGGTATCATTGGTCTGCTGCATGAATCCAATACGTTTATTGCAGAAAAGACTACGCTTAAGCACTTTCAACACGACACCCTGCTGACGGGTCCGGCAATTCATGATCGATTTGCCGAAACAGGTCATGAACTGGGTGGATTTTTCGCCGGGCTGCAACAGGAGTTGATCGAACCTGTTCCGATCTTGGCAGCAAGGGCTGTCCCGTTCGGACCGATTCTCACCGAAGTATTTCAGCAGTTGCTGGAGATGATGCAAACCGAACTGGCGGGTGTCGGCCCGCTGGACGGAATTCTGGTGGCTCCGCACGGAGCGACAGTTTGTGAGTCTGTGGGTGACGCAGACGGATACTGGCTGGCAAAACTGCGTGAACAGGCCGGACCAAAAATGCCGATTATCGGTACGCTCGACGCCCATGCAAATTTGTCTCAACAAATGGTTGATGCGACCGATGCTCTGATTGCGTACCGCACCAATCCGCATTTGGATCAATTTGAGCGAGGCGTGGATGCAGCCCGACTGATGGCTCAAACGCTGCGCGGAGAAGTGTGCCCTGTTCAACGTGCACAGTTCCCGCCGCTGTCCATCAATATGGAGCGTCAGATGACGTCCGAACCGCATCTGACACCTCTATATGAAGCACTGGAAGAGTCGCACGGCAAAGCAGGAGTACTCGCCGGCAGCATCCTGCTGGGGTTCCCGTATTCCGATGTTGAGGAAATGGGCTCTTCTGTGCTGTTTGTCACTGATCGCGACCTTCAGCTTGCCGCCGATGAGTCAGAAAAGCTTGCCGAACAAATGTGGCAGAGCCGTCAGGAACTGGATGGACGGTATCTCAGTATGGATCAGGCAGTTCGCCAGGCCGCCGGCATGGACGGACCGGTGTGCCTTCTGGATATGGGCGATAATGTGGGAGGTGGGTCACCGGGTGACAGCACTCATCTGGCTCATGCCATCCGCCGGTCCGATGTTGCCAGTGCCTTGATTTGTGTCTTTGATCCCGACGCGGTCCGGGAATCGGTTGCTGTCGGGGTTGGTGGAACAGTCGAACTGAAAATCGGAGGAAAGACAGACGACCGGCACGGTGTTCCGCTCACCGGTACCTGGACGGTTCATGATATTGTTGATGGTGAGTTTACTGACAGGCAGATCCGGCACGGTGGATTTACACGATACAATCAGGGACGTTCTGCTGTGATACAAAGCACTGACGGACAGCTCACAGTTTTGTTGAATTCCAGACGAACACCGCCATTCAGCCTGGTGCAGCTCACCAGTTGCGGTCTGAATCCGACACAATACCAGATCATTGTGGCCAAGGGGGTAAACGCACCTGTGGCGGCCTATGCACCCGTTTGCCGGCACCTGATTCGCGTCAACAGTCCGGGGTGTACTACGGCAGAGATGACACAGCTGGAATTTCGATATCGAAGGAGGCCAATGTTTCCTTTTGAAAACGATGCCCTGTTCAGGTCCCGCACGGATTAA
- a CDS encoding RraA family protein gives MSNITLKMMRQSLYAAVVADALDGLGYCHQSPRVTLTPYTSPRVLVGRCKTTLWADMYHNDPNPYELELKAVDECSEDSVLICAAGGSMHAALWGELLSTASQNSGCVGAIVDGATRDVTKIRDMNFPVFARGTSVYDSLNRQRVIETDVPVEIAGVKFCSGDLVIADIDGVVVVPQEIEGKAIQIAWDKVHTENKIRDEIRDGMKAVAAYEKYGVL, from the coding sequence ATGAGTAACATTACACTGAAAATGATGCGACAGTCGCTGTACGCCGCGGTCGTTGCGGATGCCCTGGACGGACTTGGATACTGTCATCAGTCACCACGCGTAACGTTAACGCCTTATACTTCCCCAAGGGTTCTGGTGGGTCGATGCAAGACAACCTTGTGGGCAGACATGTATCACAACGATCCGAATCCATACGAACTTGAGCTAAAAGCGGTTGATGAATGCTCAGAGGACAGCGTGCTGATTTGTGCGGCCGGAGGATCCATGCATGCTGCTCTTTGGGGGGAACTCCTTTCCACCGCATCACAAAATTCCGGCTGCGTGGGTGCGATTGTGGACGGAGCAACACGTGACGTCACAAAAATCCGTGATATGAATTTTCCGGTTTTCGCTCGGGGCACCAGTGTGTACGACAGTCTGAATCGGCAGCGAGTGATTGAGACTGATGTGCCGGTAGAGATCGCCGGAGTGAAGTTCTGTTCCGGTGATCTGGTAATCGCAGACATTGACGGCGTGGTCGTGGTCCCTCAGGAAATCGAAGGGAAGGCAATTCAAATCGCGTGGGACAAAGTCCACACTGAAAACAAAATACGCGATGAGATTCGCGACGGGATGAAGGCGGTGGCTGCGTACGAAAAATACGGGGTGCTTTGA
- a CDS encoding serine/threonine protein kinase: protein MAGTDRVTDNPKKTSPPVKKKKSVTRLGDFELKRRLGKGGMGEVYLARQVSLDRNVALKTLTKELARQPDFVKRFQREARSMAKIDHANVVKVYAVDSYKGLHFVAIEYVDGKSVQDWLDKMAHLSVPDAVHIAVVCAEALRHAHSQNMVHRDIKPDNILLTSRGVVKVADFGLAKVMDEDLSMTQSGQGLGTPLYMAPEQARSAKHVDQRSDIYALGASLYHLLTGQLPFEGESTLELIVAKEKGIYSSAKKLKADIPERLDLIIDKMMAKNPNHRYKTCEEVLLDLSALGMHGEPLSFIEGAEPPAGGGRTQSSTAAAMGSTLGNKPTGLTRLPSGGQTGSSARTWYVQYHTPNGKSMMEKFSSRRVVKMINAGMLTPKARAKASSDGSYLPLAGFPEFADAIERQLARKAATGKNEDMQSLYKQVDRAERSRLRWRWGRDRLRGLVSGVGLLIWLIAVSILFGVVYLLVSTTWDNIGTNFQEWVESKSDDGIDGLDIDSPEP from the coding sequence ATGGCTGGAACTGATCGCGTGACTGACAATCCGAAAAAGACATCGCCCCCGGTCAAAAAGAAGAAATCCGTGACCCGGCTGGGTGACTTTGAACTGAAACGCCGTCTGGGCAAAGGCGGGATGGGGGAAGTCTATCTTGCCAGACAGGTCAGTCTGGATCGCAACGTCGCATTGAAGACGCTCACTAAGGAACTGGCCAGGCAACCGGATTTTGTTAAACGGTTTCAGCGTGAAGCCCGATCCATGGCAAAGATTGACCATGCCAACGTGGTCAAGGTTTATGCGGTTGATTCCTATAAGGGCCTTCACTTCGTGGCCATTGAATACGTCGATGGCAAGAGTGTCCAGGACTGGCTGGACAAAATGGCCCATCTGTCTGTCCCCGACGCTGTGCATATCGCCGTCGTGTGCGCGGAAGCCCTCCGTCATGCACATTCACAGAACATGGTTCATCGTGATATTAAGCCGGATAACATCCTGCTTACCAGCAGGGGTGTCGTGAAAGTTGCTGACTTTGGGCTGGCCAAGGTCATGGATGAAGACCTGTCAATGACCCAAAGTGGTCAGGGACTGGGAACACCGCTGTATATGGCTCCTGAACAGGCACGCAGCGCAAAACACGTGGATCAACGAAGTGACATTTACGCTCTGGGCGCCTCTTTGTACCACCTGCTGACAGGCCAGTTGCCTTTTGAGGGGGAGTCGACTCTTGAACTGATCGTTGCCAAAGAGAAAGGAATCTACTCGTCGGCGAAAAAACTGAAAGCGGACATCCCCGAACGACTTGACCTCATCATTGACAAAATGATGGCGAAAAATCCCAACCACCGTTACAAGACGTGTGAAGAGGTTCTGCTCGACCTGTCTGCCCTGGGGATGCACGGTGAGCCGTTGAGCTTTATTGAGGGAGCGGAACCACCGGCTGGAGGGGGACGGACTCAGTCGTCAACTGCTGCTGCCATGGGAAGCACACTGGGCAACAAGCCAACCGGACTCACGAGGCTGCCGTCCGGCGGGCAAACCGGTTCGTCTGCCCGAACGTGGTACGTGCAGTACCATACACCCAACGGCAAATCAATGATGGAAAAATTTTCATCACGTCGGGTTGTGAAAATGATCAATGCCGGAATGCTGACACCCAAAGCACGCGCCAAGGCTTCGTCAGACGGATCGTATCTTCCGCTGGCCGGGTTTCCGGAGTTCGCCGATGCCATCGAACGTCAACTGGCCCGAAAGGCGGCCACCGGTAAGAACGAAGACATGCAGAGTCTTTACAAGCAGGTAGATCGGGCAGAACGGTCACGACTTCGCTGGCGCTGGGGCCGCGACAGACTTCGTGGTCTGGTAAGCGGCGTGGGACTGCTCATCTGGCTGATCGCAGTCTCAATCCTGTTTGGTGTCGTCTATTTACTGGTATCAACGACTTGGGATAATATCGGCACCAATTTTCAGGAGTGGGTGGAATCGAAATCGGACGACGGAATTGACGGACTGGATATCGATTCTCCTGAACCGTAG
- a CDS encoding aminotransferase class I/II-fold pyridoxal phosphate-dependent enzyme — MSLPVRNTICQIAGYTPGEQPQESGWVKLNTNENPYPPSPHVVEAIKQAAGSRLNIYPDALATPFRLAAAELFDLDPEWILPANGSDENLTVIVRTACDSGHLIAYPYPSYVLYEALAQIQDCRLERLLLDESFVWSPEDAAKLRMRSRVFFVPNPNSPTGNVWPPDMLAQLLPDDGLLVLDEAYADFTDAPHRGELLQDERFDRRLVITRTLSKSYSLAGIRFGFSIAHPDLTSQMQKAKDSYNCDAVSIAAATAAIQDQDWMLSNRAKILSTRGRLATALTELGFNVYPSQANFVWTQHVSGQHESIYLGLKQRRVLVRYMSFPGTGSGQSTMDGLRITIGTDQEIDQLLSALQECLTNL; from the coding sequence ATGTCTTTGCCAGTCCGAAATACCATTTGTCAAATTGCAGGATACACTCCCGGCGAACAGCCTCAGGAATCCGGCTGGGTCAAGCTGAATACCAACGAAAACCCGTATCCTCCCTCGCCTCATGTGGTCGAAGCGATTAAGCAGGCCGCCGGCAGCCGACTGAACATCTATCCTGACGCTCTGGCAACTCCATTTCGCCTTGCGGCCGCAGAACTCTTTGATCTGGATCCCGAATGGATCCTCCCGGCCAACGGAAGCGATGAAAATCTGACGGTCATCGTACGCACCGCCTGTGATTCAGGTCATTTGATTGCGTACCCGTATCCAAGTTACGTTTTGTACGAAGCACTCGCTCAGATCCAGGACTGTCGGCTGGAACGACTGTTGCTGGATGAGTCCTTCGTATGGTCGCCGGAAGATGCGGCAAAACTGCGAATGCGTTCACGCGTATTTTTTGTTCCCAATCCCAACTCGCCAACCGGTAATGTTTGGCCGCCTGACATGCTGGCACAGTTACTGCCTGACGACGGACTTCTGGTGCTGGATGAAGCTTACGCTGACTTTACGGATGCGCCGCACCGAGGCGAACTACTGCAGGACGAACGCTTTGATCGACGCCTGGTGATCACACGAACACTCAGCAAGTCGTACAGCCTCGCAGGAATTCGATTTGGGTTTTCGATCGCTCATCCTGACCTCACATCTCAGATGCAAAAGGCCAAAGACAGCTACAATTGTGACGCCGTATCGATTGCAGCAGCCACTGCCGCCATCCAGGATCAGGACTGGATGCTGTCCAACCGTGCAAAAATTCTGTCAACGCGTGGCCGTCTGGCAACCGCGTTGACGGAGCTTGGTTTTAATGTGTATCCCAGTCAGGCAAATTTCGTCTGGACACAACACGTGTCCGGTCAGCATGAGTCGATCTACCTTGGCCTCAAACAGCGGCGTGTGCTCGTACGTTACATGAGTTTTCCCGGGACGGGATCTGGTCAGAGTACAATGGACGGACTGCGAATTACGATTGGCACCGATCAGGAAATTGATCAGCTGCTGAGTGCTTTGCAGGAGTGCCTTACCAATTTGTAA
- a CDS encoding DUF1559 domain-containing protein: MSNGPRLFQDRHRAVRGIPGETVRYGYTLIELLVIFAIIGVLIAILLPAVQTARETARRIQCANNLRQLGLAIHYYHDCHGSFPPGCMDDEHRQESWGWGTFILPQIEQNQLYEQLDVTNRRLTEILQDPGINRLVQTPIAVFRCPSDSTPDQLPAELRHFNGDGNTEKLELGTANYVACQGLYDKGGSFSNNGVFYNGSVTGLQDIRDGTSNTFMLGERDMRCASGVWAGCRNPPGGCNWGVYQNRGRVSEELNSPVTRESPNQCDSCSEGFSSAHSGGAWFVFCDSSVRFISNEIHFSNGGLSQSELTNEVDYDRQQLGVYQKLGIRNDGMPVGVE, translated from the coding sequence ATGAGCAATGGGCCACGATTGTTTCAAGATCGCCATCGTGCGGTGCGGGGAATCCCAGGCGAAACAGTCAGATATGGTTATACACTGATTGAGCTGCTGGTGATCTTTGCGATCATCGGTGTGTTGATCGCGATATTGTTGCCGGCCGTACAAACAGCGAGGGAGACCGCTCGACGGATCCAGTGCGCCAACAATCTCCGCCAGTTGGGGCTGGCCATCCATTATTATCACGATTGTCACGGCTCGTTTCCGCCAGGCTGTATGGACGACGAACACAGACAGGAATCATGGGGGTGGGGAACGTTCATTCTGCCCCAAATTGAGCAAAACCAGCTGTACGAACAACTCGACGTAACGAACCGACGACTGACCGAAATATTGCAGGATCCCGGGATAAACCGCTTGGTACAAACTCCGATTGCGGTCTTTCGGTGTCCCTCTGACTCGACCCCGGATCAGCTGCCAGCCGAACTCCGTCATTTCAACGGTGATGGCAATACCGAAAAACTCGAATTGGGCACGGCGAACTATGTGGCCTGCCAAGGACTCTATGACAAAGGTGGCTCGTTCAGCAATAACGGAGTCTTCTACAACGGCAGTGTCACCGGGCTGCAAGACATCAGGGACGGAACCAGCAACACGTTCATGCTCGGCGAACGGGATATGCGCTGCGCTTCCGGTGTATGGGCAGGTTGTCGGAATCCGCCTGGCGGTTGTAACTGGGGTGTTTACCAAAACCGAGGTCGGGTCAGTGAAGAGCTTAATTCACCCGTTACGCGTGAGTCACCGAACCAATGCGACAGCTGTAGTGAAGGGTTCAGCAGCGCTCACAGCGGCGGAGCCTGGTTCGTCTTTTGCGACAGCTCGGTGCGTTTCATCAGCAATGAAATTCACTTTAGTAACGGAGGTCTAAGTCAGTCTGAGCTGACAAATGAAGTGGACTATGACCGACAACAACTGGGTGTATACCAAAAACTGGGAATACGCAACGATGGCATGCCCGTTGGAGTTGAATAA